A section of the Rossellomorea marisflavi genome encodes:
- the brnQ gene encoding branched-chain amino acid transport system II carrier protein — translation MNRKALPFSGVMAIGLMLFALFFGAGNMIFPPFLGQQAGDHVWTAILGFLITGVGLPLLGVIAIAKSGGDLQSLASRVHPVFGIVFTVILYLAIGPFFGIPRTGTVTYEISVLPFLPEGLTDSRMPMMIFSLIFFSLTAWLSLNPSKLVDRIGKILTPSLLIILAVLVVKSIVTPMGSLGTPMEAYQNGPLFKGFIEGYLTMDTIAALVFGIVVINSIKDHGITSKASISAITMKAGVIAAIGLALVYLSLSYIGASGTDAIGEQANGGALLAAASEELLGSFGIIVLGLAILFACLTTSIGLVSASAQYFSKLLPIPYKALVFIISLFSMIISNIGLTQLISISVPVLIFIYPMAIVLIILSFFHNLFRGYRPVYITALALTAFISLFDGLKEAGIEVTAVRDWLSFLPLYAEGIGWIVPAIFGALIGFVISLVFGTSKRVIQA, via the coding sequence ATGAATAGGAAAGCGCTTCCGTTTAGTGGTGTAATGGCAATAGGCTTGATGCTGTTCGCACTCTTTTTCGGAGCCGGGAATATGATATTCCCTCCATTTTTAGGTCAGCAGGCTGGAGATCACGTCTGGACGGCCATCCTGGGATTCTTGATTACCGGTGTGGGACTTCCCCTTTTGGGCGTCATCGCGATTGCCAAGTCAGGAGGAGACCTGCAGTCCCTTGCGAGCAGGGTGCATCCCGTTTTCGGCATCGTCTTCACCGTCATCCTTTATCTAGCAATCGGTCCCTTCTTCGGAATACCGCGTACCGGTACGGTCACCTATGAAATCAGCGTTCTGCCTTTCTTGCCGGAAGGATTGACCGATAGCCGGATGCCGATGATGATTTTCTCGCTCATCTTCTTCTCTTTGACCGCTTGGCTCAGTCTGAACCCGTCCAAGCTGGTCGACCGAATCGGGAAGATTTTGACTCCTTCACTACTGATCATCCTTGCCGTTCTTGTCGTAAAAAGTATTGTCACGCCCATGGGCAGCCTTGGTACACCAATGGAAGCCTATCAAAATGGGCCCCTTTTCAAAGGATTCATCGAAGGGTACCTGACAATGGACACGATTGCGGCCCTTGTCTTCGGAATCGTGGTCATCAATTCCATTAAGGATCACGGCATCACCTCGAAGGCAAGTATTTCAGCCATCACCATGAAAGCCGGTGTGATTGCCGCTATAGGTCTTGCCCTCGTCTACCTGTCCCTTAGCTACATCGGAGCCAGCGGTACCGATGCTATCGGAGAACAAGCAAACGGCGGCGCACTCCTTGCTGCAGCATCGGAGGAACTGCTGGGGTCGTTCGGGATCATCGTCCTTGGCCTAGCCATCCTGTTTGCCTGCCTGACGACATCAATCGGGTTGGTATCGGCGAGCGCTCAGTACTTTTCCAAGCTGCTTCCGATCCCTTACAAAGCCTTGGTGTTCATCATTTCATTGTTCAGTATGATCATTTCCAACATCGGACTGACACAGCTGATTTCCATATCCGTGCCGGTGCTGATCTTCATTTATCCAATGGCCATCGTATTGATCATTCTTTCGTTCTTCCACAATCTGTTCAGAGGGTACCGCCCGGTGTATATCACGGCGCTTGCCCTGACCGCTTTCATCAGTCTATTCGACGGACTGAAGGAAGCCGGTATCGAAGTGACGGCCGTCAGGGACTGGCTTTCATTCCTTCCCCTCTATGCAGAAGGGATCGGCTGGATCGTCCCGGCGATTTTCGGGGCCTTGATTGGCTTCGTGATCTCATTGGTATTCGGAACGAGCAAAAGAGTGATACAAGCTTGA
- the hisJ gene encoding histidinol-phosphatase HisJ, whose product MIKRDGHIHTPFCPHGSKDAMEEYVERLIALGYTHITFTEHAPLPRDFIDPVPEKDSAMQFGQMDDYLKEIDRLKRKYDGRIVILAGLEVDYIEGYEEGTKELLTKYGPFLNDSILSVHFLKKDGAWYCLDYSDETFGRMTEAYGGVDAVHEDYYRAVLSSIRSDLGPYKPKRIGHMTLANKFQKLYPTTRSFSRDISTILEAILANGLEVDYNGAGVIKPHCGESYPPEPVIRKAYGMGIPVVYGSDAHTVRGLDQGRTRMTFL is encoded by the coding sequence ATGATCAAACGGGACGGTCATATCCATACCCCCTTCTGTCCGCACGGAAGCAAGGACGCCATGGAAGAATATGTCGAAAGACTCATCGCACTCGGATACACCCACATCACGTTCACAGAACACGCTCCCCTTCCAAGGGACTTCATCGATCCTGTGCCGGAAAAGGACAGCGCTATGCAGTTCGGGCAAATGGACGACTATCTGAAAGAAATCGACCGTTTAAAAAGGAAATATGATGGCCGCATTGTGATTTTAGCAGGCCTGGAGGTGGACTATATCGAGGGCTATGAAGAAGGAACAAAAGAGTTGCTGACAAAATACGGTCCGTTCCTCAACGACAGCATCCTCTCGGTTCACTTCTTGAAGAAAGACGGGGCTTGGTACTGCCTGGACTATAGTGATGAAACCTTCGGTAGGATGACGGAAGCCTATGGCGGGGTCGATGCTGTCCATGAGGATTATTATAGAGCCGTCCTTTCTTCCATCCGTTCGGACCTCGGTCCCTATAAACCGAAGAGGATCGGTCATATGACACTAGCGAACAAATTCCAGAAGCTCTACCCGACAACCCGATCTTTTTCCCGGGATATTTCAACCATCCTCGAAGCGATCCTCGCCAACGGTCTGGAAGTCGATTATAACGGAGCAGGTGTCATCAAACCGCACTGCGGCGAGTCCTATCCACCCGAACCGGTCATCCGGAAGGCTTATGGGATGGGGATTCCCGTCGTATATGGTTCCGATGCCCATACGGTCAGAGGCCTTGATCAAGGAAGGACCCGGATGACGTTCCTATGA
- a CDS encoding GAF domain-containing protein → MFKVEKYEDSKDKGYTLVTKQLSALLEGEPNVIANLSNASALLNQFLDRTNWVGFYLYEEESNQLVLGPFQGLPACVRIPLGKGVCGTAASERKTMLVEDVHAFPGHIACDAASQSEIVVPIVKDDKLIGVLDIDSPEKARFDEEDQRHLERFVEELVRHV, encoded by the coding sequence TTGTTTAAAGTAGAAAAATATGAGGATTCAAAAGATAAAGGGTACACACTCGTCACCAAACAGCTGAGCGCTCTGCTTGAAGGAGAGCCGAATGTCATTGCGAACCTCAGCAACGCTTCTGCGCTGTTGAATCAATTTCTCGACCGCACCAATTGGGTAGGCTTCTATCTCTACGAAGAAGAAAGCAATCAACTCGTCCTCGGCCCATTCCAGGGACTGCCTGCATGTGTGCGCATCCCGCTTGGCAAAGGTGTTTGTGGCACGGCTGCATCGGAACGGAAAACGATGCTTGTCGAGGATGTCCATGCATTTCCCGGACATATCGCCTGCGATGCCGCTTCACAATCAGAAATCGTCGTACCGATCGTAAAGGATGACAAGCTGATCGGCGTCCTTGATATCGACAGCCCTGAAAAAGCCCGATTCGACGAAGAAGATCAACGTCATCTTGAACGCTTTGTGGAAGAACTCGTCCGTCACGTTTAA
- the rpsD gene encoding 30S ribosomal protein S4, translated as MARYTGPSWKLSRRLGISLSGTGKELEKRPYAPGQHGPNQRKKISEYGLQLQEKQKLRHMYGVTERQFRNLFDQAGKLQGKHGENFMALLECRLDNVVYRLGLARTRRQARQLVNHGHVTVNGSRVDIPSFRVLPGQVISVREKSRNLDIIKEAMEVNSFVPEFLTFDADKLEGTFTRVPERSELPAEINEALIVEFYSR; from the coding sequence ATGGCTCGATATACTGGCCCAAGCTGGAAACTATCCCGTCGTCTTGGAATCTCTCTAAGCGGAACGGGTAAAGAACTAGAAAAGCGTCCTTACGCTCCAGGACAACATGGTCCTAACCAACGTAAAAAAATCTCTGAGTATGGTCTTCAACTTCAAGAGAAACAAAAACTTCGTCACATGTACGGAGTAACTGAGCGTCAATTCCGCAACTTGTTCGATCAAGCTGGCAAACTACAAGGTAAGCACGGTGAAAACTTCATGGCGCTACTTGAGTGCCGTCTTGATAACGTTGTATACCGTCTTGGTCTTGCACGTACTCGTCGTCAAGCTCGTCAGCTTGTCAACCACGGTCACGTAACAGTGAATGGTTCACGCGTAGATATCCCATCTTTCCGCGTACTACCAGGACAAGTCATCTCAGTTCGTGAAAAATCACGCAACCTTGACATCATCAAAGAAGCGATGGAAGTGAACAGCTTTGTTCCTGAATTCCTTACTTTCGATGCTGACAAGCTTGAAGGTACATTCACACGCGTTCCTGAGCGTTCTGAACTACCAGCTGAAATCAATGAAGCTCTTATCGTTGAGTTCTACTCTCGTTAA
- a CDS encoding sensor domain-containing diguanylate cyclase: MTDNEVLLTYKSNLFDLIYDGEPSTYIERWLGIMGESWNAERVHLYIHSDDSYLLYGSGEAGDVPLSIMGEEIRYRNPFSISYEGPHVGIRDGLAFADHQGGGSLLLFWIGGIKVDRALLKQIWEVSNRFLLHTSAIKTVHEDERRYRELFNVTEIFHSTRDVRKLLVVTMDTLKRVFPQDVFTLLLANDPVGNEAHSIRHFDLDKANEASMHVFVSGEMKCWGEHVLYAPLKGTQGIYGVLEVKLNPTSPLSDHKKEFVKLLAYTAGSALENAKLYEQSRKVISDLQLINETSHQLNLNLRMSDTLQFLRKQVEKSFQTEDIGFVLFEDGAVMISEESSDLFSLPSGKRYVEFVHERMQENREAIFIGEMNEQVGDGEAFSSLMAVPMMHDGSLLGFCLVLHRDAYRFSFDMYKLFQSFIHHSTLAITNARLREKLEELVITDQMTNLYARAYLGEKMDASIEQDDHGTLLLVDIDDFKSINDRFGHQVGDEVLVQVADLMKEVVGESGYVARWGGEELAVYLPSVEQSIGALIGRALVEGISEKTSPRVTLSCGVASWHRKRSAVTVEKLVKRADEALYIAKNNGKNQVVLEDRSTYA, encoded by the coding sequence ATGACTGACAACGAAGTACTATTAACGTATAAATCAAATCTTTTCGACTTGATCTATGATGGGGAACCATCTACTTATATAGAAAGATGGCTCGGGATCATGGGAGAGTCTTGGAACGCAGAGCGGGTACATCTGTATATCCATTCGGATGATTCCTATCTACTATATGGTTCCGGGGAGGCAGGGGATGTGCCCCTCTCCATCATGGGGGAGGAAATCCGGTATAGGAATCCTTTTTCGATCAGCTATGAAGGGCCCCATGTTGGAATCCGCGATGGGCTCGCTTTCGCGGATCATCAGGGAGGCGGCTCCCTTTTGCTTTTTTGGATTGGTGGAATAAAAGTGGACCGTGCGCTTCTGAAGCAGATATGGGAGGTGAGCAATCGCTTCCTATTGCATACGAGTGCGATCAAGACCGTGCATGAAGATGAACGCAGGTATAGGGAGTTGTTCAACGTGACGGAGATTTTCCATTCCACCAGGGATGTGAGGAAGCTCCTTGTTGTGACGATGGATACCCTGAAGCGCGTTTTCCCTCAAGACGTGTTCACGTTGCTCCTGGCGAATGACCCCGTTGGGAATGAAGCTCATTCGATCCGTCACTTTGATTTGGACAAAGCGAATGAAGCCTCCATGCATGTGTTTGTCAGCGGTGAAATGAAATGCTGGGGAGAGCATGTCCTCTATGCGCCCCTCAAAGGGACACAAGGGATCTACGGGGTACTGGAAGTGAAGCTCAATCCCACGTCGCCGCTGAGTGATCATAAAAAGGAATTTGTGAAGCTACTGGCCTATACGGCGGGAAGTGCCCTTGAAAATGCAAAACTTTACGAACAATCAAGAAAAGTCATTTCAGATCTTCAGCTGATCAATGAAACCTCCCATCAGTTGAACTTGAATCTGAGAATGTCGGACACCCTCCAGTTTTTAAGGAAGCAAGTGGAGAAATCCTTCCAGACAGAAGATATCGGCTTTGTCCTGTTTGAAGACGGAGCTGTTATGATCTCGGAGGAAAGCTCGGATCTGTTCAGTCTTCCATCTGGGAAACGGTATGTGGAATTTGTCCACGAAAGGATGCAAGAGAACAGGGAAGCCATCTTCATCGGTGAGATGAACGAACAGGTGGGGGATGGAGAAGCTTTTTCTTCCCTGATGGCGGTTCCGATGATGCATGATGGAAGCCTCCTGGGATTCTGCCTTGTCCTTCACCGGGATGCTTATCGTTTCTCGTTCGACATGTATAAGCTGTTTCAATCCTTCATCCATCATTCCACCCTTGCCATCACGAATGCAAGGCTTCGGGAGAAATTGGAGGAGTTGGTCATCACTGATCAGATGACCAATCTATACGCAAGGGCCTATCTTGGAGAAAAGATGGATGCTTCTATAGAACAGGATGATCACGGCACCCTGCTTCTTGTCGATATCGATGATTTCAAATCGATCAATGACCGGTTCGGTCACCAGGTTGGTGATGAAGTGCTCGTACAGGTGGCGGATCTGATGAAGGAAGTGGTGGGGGAAAGCGGCTATGTTGCCCGGTGGGGCGGCGAAGAATTGGCCGTTTATCTCCCTTCTGTCGAACAATCCATCGGTGCGTTGATCGGAAGGGCCCTCGTTGAAGGAATTTCGGAAAAGACTTCTCCCAGGGTGACCCTTTCTTGCGGAGTGGCCTCGTGGCACCGCAAACGTTCTGCGGTCACGGTGGAAAAGCTTGTGAAGCGGGCGGATGAAGCACTCTATATCGCCAAGAATAATGGGAAGAACCAGGTGGTCCTTGAAGATCGATCCACATATGCATGA
- the megL gene encoding methionine gamma-lyase: MKERKRFETRVIHEGYSSVEHSDSLAPPLYQTSTYTFQTAKQGERRFAGDEDGYIYSRLGNPTVSILEERMASLEGGEAALAFGSGMAAVSAVLFSLTKAGDHIVCSQGVYGCTFGLLELMEEKFGISHDFSPMDTEEEIRSKLTDRTTCIYVETPINPTMQLIDLELVSSIAKEKGIPVVVDNTFCSPYLQRPLEFGCDLVIHSATKYIGGHGDVIAGIVVGDQERMSTIRMTTQKDIGGIISPFDAWLLLRGLKTLAVRMDRHCESASKVAEQLKHHPLVETVIFPGQVEHPQHHIMTKQMKKPGGMISFTIKGCKEDAQRLMDELKMIKIAVSLGDAETLIQHPATMTHAVVPEEMREKMGISDTLLRLSVGLEAYEDIWEDLENALNQIG; this comes from the coding sequence ATGAAAGAACGTAAACGATTTGAGACCAGGGTCATTCATGAGGGCTATTCTTCGGTGGAGCATTCGGACAGTCTTGCTCCGCCGCTTTATCAGACATCCACCTATACATTTCAAACGGCAAAGCAGGGGGAAAGGCGCTTTGCAGGGGATGAGGATGGATATATATATTCAAGACTCGGGAATCCGACGGTGTCGATCCTTGAGGAGCGGATGGCTTCTTTGGAGGGCGGTGAAGCGGCGCTTGCATTCGGTTCGGGGATGGCGGCGGTTTCAGCTGTGCTGTTTTCATTGACAAAGGCAGGCGACCATATCGTATGCTCACAAGGGGTGTACGGATGCACGTTCGGATTGTTGGAGCTGATGGAAGAGAAATTTGGGATAAGCCATGATTTTTCTCCAATGGACACGGAGGAGGAAATACGCTCGAAGCTTACGGACCGGACGACTTGCATCTATGTAGAGACGCCGATCAACCCGACGATGCAGCTGATCGATCTGGAGCTTGTTTCTTCGATCGCAAAGGAAAAAGGAATTCCAGTGGTGGTGGACAATACCTTTTGCTCGCCTTACCTTCAACGCCCGCTTGAATTTGGCTGCGATCTGGTCATCCACAGTGCCACCAAGTATATCGGCGGGCATGGGGATGTGATAGCGGGGATCGTCGTGGGGGATCAGGAACGGATGTCAACGATCCGCATGACCACCCAAAAGGATATCGGCGGCATCATCTCCCCCTTTGATGCGTGGCTCCTGCTGCGGGGATTGAAGACCCTGGCCGTGAGGATGGACCGCCACTGTGAGAGTGCCTCAAAAGTGGCAGAGCAGCTTAAGCACCATCCACTGGTGGAAACGGTCATCTTCCCGGGACAGGTGGAGCATCCACAGCATCACATCATGACCAAGCAGATGAAAAAGCCGGGTGGGATGATTTCGTTTACCATCAAGGGATGCAAGGAAGACGCGCAGAGGCTCATGGATGAGCTGAAGATGATCAAGATCGCCGTCAGCCTCGGTGATGCCGAAACCCTTATCCAGCATCCGGCAACGATGACGCATGCGGTGGTACCGGAAGAGATGCGTGAGAAGATGGGGATCTCCGATACGCTCCTCCGACTTTCAGTAGGGCTGGAAGCTTATGAAGATATCTGGGAGGATCTTGAGAACGCACTGAATCAGATAGGATAA
- the ezrA gene encoding septation ring formation regulator EzrA → MMQYIIGGILLVLIVFLTGFFVRKKYYAEVDRYESWKIDIMNRPVSDELSKVKQLNMTGQTEELFERWRQGWDEIVAVQLPEVEELLFDAEEHTDKFRFNKTKATLSRIHEILTGTETKIETILKELDELIGSEEKNREEIQTLQEEYRKSKKQLLAYRHTYGSTAKPIETILDEMGKQIERFEELTEQGNYIEAREMVLGLSEKMRETAYKMEAIPKLLTECENVLPVQISELEAGYEGMKEEGYILDHVEVEEKATALKASLASHVTDLGELKVEGVEEGLKEMKETIESFYDILEKEVHAKHFIGQYKDATTESLIKAKEENEDIQAELRIVQQAYHLRDEALTIPKDLEHKIIQLSKRHELIMKKEEEQGAPYSNLSDELKDIRSSLDELNREQEEFNLYLQTMRKDELATREKIHELKKKVAEASRMISKSNAPGLPQGYKDLLDEVHNKIEQVNVSLTEKPLNMKFVQETLLAAEDTVDHFYKKTDELIEDVVLSERVIQYGNRYRSRYSSVHDGLRNAEEAFRQYEYRRALEEAATTLEKVEPGALKKIEKMLENK, encoded by the coding sequence ATGATGCAGTACATCATCGGTGGAATACTACTAGTATTGATTGTCTTCCTGACTGGATTCTTTGTCAGGAAGAAATATTATGCAGAGGTCGATCGCTACGAATCCTGGAAGATCGATATCATGAATCGTCCTGTCTCGGATGAACTTTCCAAAGTCAAACAACTGAATATGACCGGGCAGACCGAGGAATTATTCGAACGCTGGAGACAGGGTTGGGATGAGATCGTAGCCGTGCAGCTCCCTGAAGTGGAAGAACTTCTATTCGATGCAGAGGAGCATACGGATAAGTTCCGGTTCAACAAAACAAAAGCCACCCTTTCCCGTATCCACGAGATCCTCACCGGTACCGAGACGAAGATCGAGACGATCCTGAAGGAACTCGATGAACTGATCGGCAGTGAGGAAAAGAACAGGGAAGAAATCCAGACGCTTCAGGAAGAATACCGCAAAAGCAAGAAGCAGCTTCTCGCTTATCGTCATACATATGGTTCCACGGCTAAACCGATCGAAACCATCCTTGATGAGATGGGGAAACAAATCGAACGATTCGAGGAATTGACCGAACAGGGGAACTATATCGAAGCACGTGAGATGGTCCTTGGACTGTCTGAGAAAATGAGGGAGACCGCCTATAAGATGGAGGCTATCCCGAAACTGCTCACAGAGTGTGAAAACGTCCTGCCGGTCCAGATTTCAGAGCTCGAGGCAGGATATGAGGGGATGAAGGAAGAAGGGTACATCCTGGATCATGTGGAGGTCGAAGAAAAGGCCACCGCACTGAAGGCTTCCCTTGCATCCCACGTCACCGACCTCGGGGAACTGAAGGTGGAGGGCGTGGAAGAAGGCCTGAAGGAAATGAAGGAAACGATTGAATCGTTCTACGACATCCTGGAAAAGGAAGTACACGCCAAGCATTTCATCGGGCAGTATAAAGATGCCACCACGGAGAGCCTCATCAAGGCCAAGGAAGAGAATGAAGACATCCAGGCGGAGCTCCGGATTGTCCAGCAGGCGTACCATCTCCGGGACGAAGCACTCACGATCCCCAAGGATCTGGAACATAAGATCATCCAGCTTTCCAAACGACATGAACTGATCATGAAGAAGGAAGAAGAACAGGGTGCCCCTTACTCCAATCTGAGTGATGAACTGAAGGATATCCGGAGCAGTCTGGACGAATTGAACAGGGAGCAGGAAGAATTCAATCTTTATCTTCAAACGATGAGGAAAGATGAGCTTGCCACTAGGGAAAAAATCCATGAGCTGAAGAAAAAGGTGGCTGAAGCGAGCCGCATGATTTCCAAAAGCAACGCACCTGGCCTCCCACAAGGATACAAAGATCTTCTTGACGAAGTTCATAATAAAATCGAGCAGGTGAATGTGAGTCTCACCGAGAAACCGCTGAATATGAAATTTGTTCAGGAAACATTGCTTGCTGCGGAAGACACCGTGGATCATTTCTATAAGAAGACCGATGAACTCATCGAAGACGTCGTCCTCTCGGAACGGGTGATACAGTACGGGAATCGCTATAGAAGCCGCTATTCATCCGTCCATGACGGCCTCAGGAATGCCGAGGAAGCTTTCAGACAGTACGAATACCGGAGGGCGCTGGAAGAAGCGGCCACCACCTTGGAAAAGGTAGAGCCGGGCGCACTGAAGAAAATCGAGAAAATGCTTGAGAATAAATAA
- the refZ gene encoding forespore capture DNA-binding protein RefZ, producing the protein MKKLISTKDAIFAAAVSLFNDHGFDGTSVRDIAGKADVNPATISYYFKGKQGLLEACFTHFFEPYLRFLEEETAALPYIDAEVCLKRAVYKLLKFQSENHQLTRFIWREVSIDSQVVREIIASYLMKERFYLKCLFEKGMMDHSFKKQPVNFLIIQLKSMLTFPFLNSQQLREVWQLFPQEFYFVDHYYQQIDQWIRLMLVEQRNEPFEKEMLV; encoded by the coding sequence ATGAAGAAGCTTATAAGTACAAAAGATGCGATTTTTGCTGCTGCTGTTTCATTATTCAATGACCATGGATTCGATGGTACGTCTGTCAGGGATATCGCCGGCAAGGCCGATGTCAACCCTGCGACGATCTCCTATTATTTTAAAGGGAAGCAGGGGCTTCTCGAAGCATGCTTCACGCATTTCTTTGAACCCTATCTCCGTTTTTTGGAGGAGGAGACCGCTGCCCTTCCATACATCGATGCTGAAGTGTGCCTGAAACGTGCCGTCTACAAGCTCCTCAAATTCCAAAGCGAGAACCATCAGCTCACCCGGTTCATCTGGAGGGAAGTGTCCATCGATTCCCAGGTCGTAAGGGAGATCATCGCTTCCTATCTTATGAAGGAGCGATTCTACTTGAAGTGCCTGTTTGAAAAGGGGATGATGGATCACTCATTCAAGAAGCAGCCGGTGAATTTCCTCATCATTCAGCTGAAATCCATGCTGACCTTTCCGTTTCTGAACAGCCAGCAATTGAGGGAAGTATGGCAGCTTTTTCCGCAGGAATTCTATTTTGTTGACCATTACTATCAGCAGATCGATCAGTGGATCAGGCTCATGCTTGTTGAACAGAGGAATGAACCATTCGAAAAAGAGATGCTCGTCTGA
- a CDS encoding cysteine desulfurase family protein codes for MIYLDNSATTKPYKEALHTFMKVNETLYANPSSIHSFGGKADDLIKRSREQVADLLGVEGPEVFFTSGGTESNNLAVKGTAMQYKNRGRHIITSRIEHPSVKKAVEDLEPFGFSITYVGVDEEGRVDPQEIANSLRDDTILVSIMHVNNEVGTIQSIREIGELLKERPKTLFHVDAVQACGKIPLDLHGAGVDLCSLSSHKIHGIKGTGALYVRSGVRLSPLLSGGDQEGSLRSGTENTGGIAAFAKALRMHLKEREESLPVMQEIQGFIRDGLSKLPYVTVHTPETSAAPHILNFSIEGFKGEVMVHSLDQHGIYLSTTSACSSRQHKPSETLLAMGVSDMRANSSLRVSLSYHTTMQEARMFLETLEREIRSLTKTMRRSR; via the coding sequence ATGATCTATTTAGATAATAGTGCCACAACGAAACCTTATAAAGAAGCACTCCATACGTTCATGAAGGTGAACGAAACACTGTATGCAAATCCATCTTCGATCCATTCGTTCGGTGGGAAGGCGGATGACCTTATCAAACGTTCACGGGAGCAGGTAGCGGACCTCCTTGGCGTTGAAGGACCGGAAGTCTTCTTCACATCGGGAGGGACCGAGTCGAATAATCTGGCCGTCAAGGGTACGGCCATGCAGTACAAGAACAGGGGAAGGCATATCATCACCTCCCGCATCGAGCATCCTTCAGTAAAAAAGGCTGTAGAAGATCTTGAACCGTTCGGGTTCAGCATCACGTATGTAGGCGTCGATGAGGAAGGGCGGGTGGATCCGCAGGAAATCGCGAACTCGCTCAGGGATGATACCATCCTCGTCAGCATCATGCACGTCAATAATGAGGTCGGAACCATCCAGTCAATCCGGGAAATCGGTGAACTGCTCAAGGAGCGCCCGAAAACCCTTTTCCATGTGGATGCCGTGCAGGCATGTGGGAAAATACCGCTTGATCTTCATGGGGCGGGAGTGGACCTGTGCAGTCTTTCCTCCCATAAGATTCACGGAATAAAAGGAACGGGGGCCCTCTATGTCCGGAGCGGGGTGCGCCTTTCCCCCTTGTTATCCGGTGGCGACCAAGAAGGCAGCCTCAGGAGCGGGACCGAAAACACAGGGGGGATCGCGGCTTTTGCCAAGGCCCTTCGCATGCATTTGAAGGAAAGGGAAGAATCCCTTCCAGTAATGCAGGAAATCCAAGGCTTCATAAGGGACGGATTATCCAAGCTCCCCTATGTGACGGTCCATACACCTGAAACTAGCGCAGCTCCCCATATCCTGAACTTTTCCATTGAGGGGTTCAAAGGGGAAGTGATGGTCCATTCACTCGATCAGCATGGAATTTATCTTTCCACCACGAGTGCCTGTTCATCCAGACAGCATAAACCAAGCGAAACGCTTCTTGCCATGGGCGTGTCGGACATGCGGGCGAACAGCTCCCTCAGGGTGAGCCTGTCCTACCATACGACGATGCAGGAAGCACGGATGTTCCTGGAAACATTGGAGAGGGAAATCCGATCATTAACGAAAACGATGAGGAGATCACGATGA